The following coding sequences lie in one Micropterus dolomieu isolate WLL.071019.BEF.003 ecotype Adirondacks linkage group LG15, ASM2129224v1, whole genome shotgun sequence genomic window:
- the LOC123983894 gene encoding neuropeptide Y receptor type 4-2-like produces the protein MSLSGNTSQFSPSTTALPLPFNSSTAPRSLPWEKGRTSQESVQEWLENKTQLLSDLAVLGHESCPMSAVLTACLVVWYSITMVLGLVGNTSLICIIARRREKVNVTSIFICNLSFSDILVCFFCLPFTVIYTLMDHWVFGSLLCRLVPFIQCVCVTVSALSLVFIALERHQLIINPSGWKPSIPQAYIALVLIWILACFTSSPFLAFQLLTNEPYTNTILPQSPLHHQASSQAYLNASPPQPVSYMYKNSSGLPNSYRTLFSYFPTSPHMEACLERWPSQQHRLAYTTWLLLFQYCGPLLLVLLCYVRVFLRLRHRKDMLDRSRTPESQRMTHSRRINIMLVALITAFALCWLPLTIFNVVSDWNQEALPVCHHNLLFSLCHLLAMSSTCINPIIYGFLNSNFRQEVREVLLHCRCSPLEEECEHFPMSTVHMEVSRTSVPLNCRSNSV, from the coding sequence ATGTCCTTGAGTGGCAACACGAGCCAGTTTTCTCCATCAACGACAGCTCTGCCCCTGCCCTTCAACAGCTCCACGGCTCCACGTTCCCTACCGTGGGAGAAGGGAAGAACCAGTCAAGAGTCTGTGCAGGAGTGGTTGGAGAATAAGACCCAGCTCCTCTCAGACCTCGCTGTCCTCGGGCATGAGTCGTGCCCTATGTCAGCCGTCCTCACAGCGTGTCTAGTAGTTTGGTACAGCATTACCATGGTGCTGGGGCTGGTGGGGAACACCAGCCTCATCTGCATCATCGCCCGTCGTAGAGAAAAAGTCAATGTCACCAGCATTTTCATCTGCAATCTgtcattttctgacattctgGTGTGTTTCTTCTGCCTCCCCTTCACTGTCATATACACGCTAATGGACCACTGGGTGTTTGGGTCATTGTTATGCCGGCTAGTGCCGTtcatccagtgtgtgtgtgtgaccgtGTCTGCGCTGTCACTGGTGTTCATCGCTTTAGAAAGACATCAGCTCATCATTAACCCCTCTGGGTGGAAACCAAGCATTCCTCAGGCTTACATTGCGCTTGTTCTCATTTGGATTCTGGCCTGCTTCACCTCCTCACCTTTCTTGGCCTTTCAGCTCCTCACAAATGAGCCCTATACCAATACCATCCTTCCCCAGTCTCCTCTCCATCACCAAGCCTCTTCTCAGGCTTATCTCAATGCATCTCCACCTCAACCAGTTTCCTACATGTATAAAAACTCATCTGGGCTTCCAAATTCATACCGCACCCTCTTTTCTTATTTCCCCACCTCCCCGCATATGGAGGCCTGTCTGGAGCGCTGGCCATCCCAGCAACACAGGCTCGCTTACACCACATGGCTCCTGCTGTTCCAGTACTGCGGTCCACTATTGTTGGTCCTGCTCTGTTATGTTAGAGTTTTTCTGCGCCTTCGCCACCGCAAAGACATGCTGGACCGctccaggacaccagagagcCAGCGCATGACCCACAGCCGCCGAATCAACATCATGCTGGTCGCCCTCATAACAGCCTTTGCTCTTTGCTGGCTGCCGCTCACCATCTTCAACGTGGTGTCAGACTGGAACCAGGAggctctgcctgtctgccaccACAACCTGCTGTTCTCACTCTGCCACCTGCTGGCCATGTCCTCCACCTGCATCAACCCCATCATCTACGGCTTCCTCAACTCCAACTTTCGGCAGGAAGTGAGAGAAGTGCTCCTGCACTGCCGCTGCAGCCCACTAGAAGAAGAGTGTGAGCATTTCCCCATGTCCACTGTGCACATGGAAGTGTCCCGCACCTCTGTGCCTCTCAACTGCAGGAGCAACTCTGTCTGA